The sequence below is a genomic window from Thermoflavifilum sp..
CCAATGTTCACATGGGGCTTATCCCTTTTAAAGACTTCTTTTGCCATTGTGATGTGTTTTTAAAGCTTTGTTGTTTGAATATTAAAAATTTGAAATTCCTGATTGATGCAACATTGCTGCGTCGACTCCAAATCCTCCATTTGATGTTCACTCATGCTAACGCCAGCAATCCATGAGCTGTTGAGCAGGTTTGAACTGCCGACCTCTTCCTTACCAAGGAAGTGCTCTACCAGCTGAGCTACAACAGCTTGATGAATTTTAAGACGAGGCTCGAACCCGCGACCTATCCCGGCTCAGCCGGGAGAAGGCTGTCGCTCTACCCTCATCTCACAAAGAACTTTACCTATACCTCTACACCACCTTACCATCTGGAGCGGGAGACGAGGCTCGAACCCGCGACCTATCCCGGCTCAGCCGGGAGAAGGCTGTCGCTCTACCCTCATCTCACAAAGAACTTTACCTATACCTCTACACCACCTTACCATCTGGAGCGGGAGACGAGGCTCGAACCCGCGACCTATCCCGGCTCAGCCGGGAGAAGGCTGTCGCTCTACCACCATCCCACAAAGAACTTTACCTATACCTCAACATCACCTTACCACCTGGAGCGGGAGACGAGGCTCGAACCCGCGACCTATCCCGGCTCAGCCGGGAGAAGGCTGTCGCTCTACCACCATCCCACAAAGAACTTTACCTATACCTCAACATCACCTTACCACCTGGAGCGGGAGACGAGGCTCGAACCCGCGACCTATCCCGGCTCAGCCGGGAGAAGGCTGTCGCTCTACCACCATCCCACAAAGAACTTTACCTATACCTCAACATCACCTTACCACCTGGAGCGGGAGACGAGGCTCGAACCCGCGACCTATCCCGGCTCAGCCGGGAGAAGGCTGTCGCTCTACCACCATCCCACAAAGAACTTTACCTATACCTCAACATCACCTTACCACCTGGAGCGGGAGACGAGGCTCGAACCCGCGACCTATCCCGGCTTAGCCGGGAGAAGGCTGTCGCTCTACCACCATCCCACAAAGAACTTTACCTATACCTCAACATCACCTTACCACCTGGAGCGGGAGACGAGGCTCGAACCCGCGACCTACAGCTTGGAAGGCTGTCGCTCTACCAACTGAGCTACTCCCGCTTGTCAGAAAAGAACCTGTACTGATCTGGAGATCCTGAATGTCCCCTATCGCACGTGGGCAGGAGAGGATTCGAACCTCTGAAGTCGTAAGACAGCGGATTTACAGTCCGCCCCATTTGACCGCTCTGGAACCTGCCCTTACTTTCATCAAATGGCCTGAAACCTGATGCTTTGCGCTGCTGGCCATCGATCGAACAATCTGCCCGAAGGCAGACTGCTACGAGCCAGCAGAGGGATTCGAACCCCCGACCAGCTGATTACAAATCAGCTGCTCTGGCCAACTGAGCTATGCTGGCAATTCCCTGACGTTTCACCTGAAAGAACAACAATCCAGCTCCCCTGAAATTTGGGAATGCAAAGGTAATTGAAAAGTTTTAATTCTGAAATTTCTTCGGTAAACTTTTCTCCAGCGCGCCTACGGGGAATATGACTGACGCGAGCCCGTGCCGCAACATAAAAAAATCCCGCCTCAAGGGCGGGACAGCTGATTCAGGATTGATATAACTTTTCTTTCTGTCGTTTGATTTGATTGAGAATGGCATCCATGGCAAGGTCAAATGATTCTTCAAAAGATTTGGAACATTGTTTTACAAAAAATTGGTGTCTGGGAATAGCTACTTTGATTTCTACCACCTTATCCTTGATCTGATGCACCACATTATCCAGCTTCAAAAATACTTCTACATCTACGATGCGGTCATGTACATTTTCCAGTTTCGATAATTTTTTGTGTACATGATCCAGCAATTTCCTGTCGGGCTCGAAATGCACGGCCTGAATGTGTAGGTTCATAGCTAAAAAGGTTTAAAAGATCAGAAAATAGCACACGAAGATGTGCAGTTATCAATCTGGAAGTTAAAACTATTTTCCCGGATGATCAAGATGATTTTTTTCATCTTTCCAGGCAGGTATCATCCCCGCGGATGTGCGCGTTTGTGAATTTCCTTCAACTGGGCGATGGAATTGTGCACATATACTTGCGTGGCTGCCAGACTGCTGTGCCCGAGGAGTTCTTTGATGGCCTGCAAATCGGCGCCTGCATTGAGTAAATGCGTGGCAAAACTGTGTCGCAGTACATGGGGACTTGCCTTACTGAGTGTACTGACCTGTGTAAGGTAGCGATGGACGATGCGATAAAGATATCTGGCATAAAGTGGCTTACCCCTTTCTGTGAGCACCAGGCAATCCGCATGTCTATTTCCAAATGCTTCCTGGCGTTGTTGCTGATAGGCGAGCAATAGCTGCTCCAGAGCGGGACCGAGTGGCACAAACCGATACTTGCTACCCTTCCCCAGCACCCTTATCCAGTGCTGCTGCCGATCCCAATCGCTTTGTTTTAATCCCGCCAGTTCTGATAATCGCATGCCCGTCTGATAAAACATGGCCAGGATGAGCATATGTGTGATACCGGCCATCCCCTCCGGAAAAGTACAGGCATGAAAAAGAGCATTTACCTCTTCCTGTTTCAGAAATGCCGGCAAACGTTTTTGTTTCTTCGGAAGCACTACCCTGCCAAAAGGATCATGGCCCACCCAGCCCTGCTGTCGGGCATATTTAAGCCAGCATCTAACAGCAGAAAGCTTACGCCGGATTGTGGTGGCGCTGCATGACTTTTCGGCCAGCTCTGCCAGCCAGGAACGAATGTGCATGGCATTGATCTCCCCGACATCACGCAATGTTCCGTAAACGGTTAAATAGTTGAGAAACGTTTCGATGTCGTGTCTGTAGGCCGTAACGGTGTGTCGGGAATATCGCTTTTCAAAAGCGAGATGCTGTAAAAAGTGTTGTAATTGTTCTTGAATGGATAGGTTCGGGCTCACCACCCGAAATTACAAATTCTTGCGAGGAAATATCAACAACCAATAAAACGAAAGGGAAGAGCCAACGGGCGACGGTTATTTTTTCTCAATTTTGCCAGTAGCTATTTTGGTACGGTAGATGGCCCGTTGAATTTCATTCCTGCGCTTTACCGATGGCTTTACATATGCCTGGCGCTCACGAAGCTGCTGAAGGATACGGGCTTTTTCAAATTTTTTCTTGTATTTTTTCAGGGCTTTATCAATATTTTCGCATTCTTTGGCATCGATAATCAGCATAAGGTCTCCTTTATTTTTTGGAGCTGCAAAGTTATGGGTTTCTCTGAAAATTCAATCACAACACGATACATTTTTTCCATATGTTCACGGGATTGATTGAAACAACAGGTACGGTAGTGGATGTAAAACGAGACAAAGGCAATACCGTTTTTGTGATTGAATCGACTATTTCGGATAAACTAAGTCCGGATGAAAGCGTTGCTCACGATGGGGTTTGCCTGACCATTACCCAATGCCAGGGCAATCAGCACGTAGTGATCGCTATTCCGGAAACCCTGAAAAAAACCAATCTCGGACAACGTAAACCGGGCGATCTCATGAACCTGGAACGCGCCCTTAGTTTGCAGGATCGTCTGGGAGGGCATTTTGTACAGGGGCATGTGGATACCGTGGCCATCTGTACCGAGAAAAAGGAGGTGAATGGCAGCTGGGAATATGTTTTTGCTTATCCGGAAGATTTTGCCGCCTACGTAATCGAAAAGGGTTCGGTATGTGTAAATGGCATCAGCCTCACCTGCTTTGATGTGCATCCCGGCCGTTTCCGCGTGGCCATCATCCCTTATACCTATGCACATACCAATATCCGCCTCATCGAGCCCGGCCACCAGGTGAATCTGGAATTTGATATGCTGGGTAAATATGTAGTTGCCCTCACCCAACAATATCTTACCGCTGCTCGCTTATGAAATCCATCTGCATCATAGTGCCCGTGTATAATGAAGAAGAAAACATTCAACCACTATATGCGACCATCCGGGCATACATGCAAACGCTTAACCTCAGCAGCTGGACATTGTTGTATATCGACGACGGCAGTACCGACGGCACCTGTGCGCGTATTCGAGCACTGGCACAGCACGACATTCGGGTGCAGGCAATTTCATTTTCCCGGCATTTTGGTCATCAACCGGCGCTGATGGCCGGCATTCAGGCGGCGGAAGCCGACTGGCTGGTGACCATGGACGGTGATCTGCAGCATCCACCCGAACTCATCGGCGCCATGATGCAACGCATGGAAGAAGGATATGATATAGTACACGTTCAACGCATTTCCCGGGAATCGAACCTTAAATCATGGCTCAGCAAATGTTTTTACACTTGTTATAACTATCTTTCCGAAACTCCAATCACACCCGATGCCGCCGATTTTAAAATGTTTAACCGACAGGTAAA
It includes:
- a CDS encoding HPF/RaiA family ribosome-associated protein; the protein is MNLHIQAVHFEPDRKLLDHVHKKLSKLENVHDRIVDVEVFLKLDNVVHQIKDKVVEIKVAIPRHQFFVKQCSKSFEESFDLAMDAILNQIKRQKEKLYQS
- a CDS encoding tyrosine-type recombinase/integrase; amino-acid sequence: MSPNLSIQEQLQHFLQHLAFEKRYSRHTVTAYRHDIETFLNYLTVYGTLRDVGEINAMHIRSWLAELAEKSCSATTIRRKLSAVRCWLKYARQQGWVGHDPFGRVVLPKKQKRLPAFLKQEEVNALFHACTFPEGMAGITHMLILAMFYQTGMRLSELAGLKQSDWDRQQHWIRVLGKGSKYRFVPLGPALEQLLLAYQQQRQEAFGNRHADCLVLTERGKPLYARYLYRIVHRYLTQVSTLSKASPHVLRHSFATHLLNAGADLQAIKELLGHSSLAATQVYVHNSIAQLKEIHKRAHPRG
- the rpsU gene encoding 30S ribosomal protein S21, whose product is MLIIDAKECENIDKALKKYKKKFEKARILQQLRERQAYVKPSVKRRNEIQRAIYRTKIATGKIEKK
- a CDS encoding riboflavin synthase, which translates into the protein MFTGLIETTGTVVDVKRDKGNTVFVIESTISDKLSPDESVAHDGVCLTITQCQGNQHVVIAIPETLKKTNLGQRKPGDLMNLERALSLQDRLGGHFVQGHVDTVAICTEKKEVNGSWEYVFAYPEDFAAYVIEKGSVCVNGISLTCFDVHPGRFRVAIIPYTYAHTNIRLIEPGHQVNLEFDMLGKYVVALTQQYLTAARL
- a CDS encoding glycosyltransferase family 2 protein — its product is MKSICIIVPVYNEEENIQPLYATIRAYMQTLNLSSWTLLYIDDGSTDGTCARIRALAQHDIRVQAISFSRHFGHQPALMAGIQAAEADWLVTMDGDLQHPPELIGAMMQRMEEGYDIVHVQRISRESNLKSWLSKCFYTCYNYLSETPITPDAADFKMFNRQVKQALVQFQENALFVRGLMHWVGFKSTVITYEKSPRNAGKTKYPLHKQVQLAWDALISFSFRPLRLVFFLGFLIGSLAFLFAIIAILSYWFGKTIPGWTSLLLCILFLGSLQLIAIGLLGEYLGKVYEETKKRPLYLIRETINR